A window from Mangifera indica cultivar Alphonso chromosome 2, CATAS_Mindica_2.1, whole genome shotgun sequence encodes these proteins:
- the LOC123208312 gene encoding uncharacterized protein At1g51745-like — MMGSSGGSGGEGGSGGECGVGSIVWVRRRNGSWWPGKILGPEELNATHLTSPRSGTPVKLLGRDDASVDWYNLEKSKRVKAFRCGEFADCIERAEACRGIPARKREKYARREDAILHALDLEKELLRKQGKLDSTLDHVRSKSSGSLKKNIVTPSGASDGHGGKSGNSKSNQSSKIIETSPKDEATDTSLNLQKAKDESQPSFEDEHSEVTPRMRGLQDLGLRIVAPKRKLSSPDASDGPEKPTVDNNLQTSSTGDPSTGRINLANGGAQMGGTFRSKRSKCAYLPSDSNDTLDCKEITPSQTEMSTLPVEDSECGPRIHVEENSSGFVEDDESHSSESESESESESEADSSETEPDIDKEMTILSGAAEPRKVEYRSPTLGEQEHASVSSEEHDHSALSGDISHVHPQNPFSANEAVSKWQLKGKRNIRNITKSLAEAADRRDFNGSACRTYREEKIAAFTPRALGGSMNFRRKDYFSDPLDEVDFDDRDFFSPMVGLDGGYGNLPRAASRGQNNFSRNILDWDDMAWEDQPTFRGHCGRHVEHFSPRFFGRYGFVGRPRTMLVDVDLKVQASYPKERVPLVSLLSKLNGKAIIGHALQIDKLEDGSSDCLIPANEYYGSEAIDHDRTLSPAWRTARRTNLRVPRSHLSSSPNGDMAAETHSFFDDDRRVFKKQNIGNFNHKESLVKKSQSHSPQSAMDKKFPKKQPKKVSLSASQKTRTLSSIAIDQSLSSRTLFDTKISQMNGLLKPASSGPTTVACIPVKLVFSRLLEKINRPPSRVSSKAVQSTSGAERNPS; from the exons GGATTGGTACAATTTGGAGAAATCTAAACGTGTCAAGGCATTTCGATGTGGTGAATTTGCTGATTGTATTGAAAGGGCTGAAGCCTGCCGGGGCATACCTGCCaggaaaagagagaaatatGCACGTCGTGAAGATGCTATTCTTCATGCACTTGATCTGGAGAAGGAGTTGCTGAGGAAACAAGGAAAATTAGATTCAACTTTGGATCATGTAAGAAGTAAATCATCTGGTTCTTTGAAAAAGAATATAGTTACACCTTCAGGAGCTTCAGATGGTCATGGTGGAAAATCTGGGAAttccaaatcaaatcaaagttcGAAGATAATTGAAACATCTCCCAAGGATGAGGCTACAGACACATCTTTAAATTTGCAAAAAGCCAAAGATGAAAGTCAACCGAGCTTCGAGGATGAGCATTCTGAAGTCACACCTAGGATGAGAGGTTTGCAGGACTTGGGGCTTAGAATTGTGGCACCAAAGCGGAAGCTTTCTTCTCCTGATGCTTCAGATGGTCCAGAGAAACCTACAGTTGACAATAATTTGCAGACCTCTTCTACTGGCGACCCTAGCACAGGAAGAATTAACCTTGCAAATG GAGGGGCACAAATGGGAGGTACTTTCCGGTCAAAGAGGAGTAAATGTGCTTACTTGCCATCTGATTCTAATGACACCTTGGATTGTAAAGAAATTACTCCTAGCCAGACTGAGATGTCAACTTTGCCGGTTGAAGATAGTGAATGTGGTCCTCGTATTCATGTTGAAGAAAACTCTTCAGGGTTTGTGGAAGATGATGAATCTCATTCTTCTGAGTCAGAGTCAGAGTCAGAGTCTGAGTCAGAGGCTGATTCATCTGAGACTGAACCTGATATTGATAAAGAGATGACTATACTTTCAG GTGCTGCTGAACCTCGGAAAGTTGAATATAGATCTCCAACTCTAGGAGAACAGGAACATGCAAGTGTGAGCAGTGAAGAGCATGATCACTCAGCACTATCTGGTGATATATCTCACGTCCATCCTCAAAATCCTTTTTCTGCTAATGAAGCAGTTTCTAAGTGGCAGTTGAAAGGCAAAAGAAATATCCGCAATATTACTAAAAGTTTGGCAGAGGCAGCTGACAGAAGAGATTTTAATGGATCCGCTTGCAGAACTTATCGGGAAGAAAAGATTGCTGCTTTCACCCCCAGAGCATTGGGGGGAAGTATGAATTTCCGGAGAAAGGATTATTTCAGTGACCCCCTTGATGAGGTGGATTTTGATGATAGGGATTTCTTTTCCCCTATGGTGGGGTTGGATGGAGGATATGGAAATTTGCCCAGGGCTGCATCAAGAGGTCAAAATAATTTCAGCCGTAATATCCTTGATTGGGATGACATGGCATGGGAAGATCAGCCCACCTTCAGAGGACACTGTGGGCGCCATGTGGAGCATTTTAGTCCGAGATTTTTTGGCCGTTACGGTTTTGTTGGCAGGCCACGAACTATGTTGGTTGATGTAGATCTGAAGGTCCAAGCAAGCTATCCAAAAGAGCGTGTTCCGTTAGTTTCTCTGTTGAGCAAATTAAATGGGAAGGCAATAATTGGGCACGCACTCCAAATTGACAAACTAGAAGATGGTTCATCTGATTGTCTTATTCCTGCAAATGAATATTATGGCAGCGAAGCAATTGATCATGATAGAACACTTTCACCAGCTTGGAGGACTGCAAGGAGGACTAATCTTCGGGTCCCACGATCTCACTTATCATCATCACCCAATGGTGACATGGCTGCTGAAACCCATTctttttttgatgatgacagAAGAGTGttcaagaaacaaaatataGGAAATTTTAATCATAAGGAAAGTTTGGTTAAGAAGAGCCAGTCACACAGTCCCCAGTCTGCCATGGATAAAAAGTTTCCTAAAAAGCAGCCAAAGAAAGTTAGCTTATCCGCTAGCCAAAAAACAAGAACTTTGTCATCAATTGCTATTGACCAGAGTCTCAGTTCTAGGACCTTATTTGATACGAAAATTAGTCAAATGAATGGATTGCTCAAACCGGCGTCATCTGGGCCGACAACAGTAGCTTGCATACCAGTGAAATTAGTATTCAGTAGGTTACTCGAGAAGATCAATAGGCCACCGTCAAGAGTATCTAGTAAAGCGGTTCAGTCAACTAGTGGTGCAGAAAGGAATCCATCATAG